TGTACTAACTATCTTATAGCATAGCAGGCTTCCTTGTTTTTGCAAGTTCTTAAATCAAGCCGTCGCTTATCCTTAAAAAAAACCGCTACAATATCTTTAAAAAACGCGAAACACAGCGTCGCTAAAACTTTTGCTCAAATAGCAAAAAGGGCGGCTTGCGCCGCCCCGGTTCGCCGAAAAGCCTTTACTTTTCTTGATCAATCAGGTCCGTTTAAAAATCATGCTCTTCCGGTCTAACTTATGAATAGCGTCAACAAAACGGACGGTGCCCGATTTATAACGCATTACAATCGAATGCGTCCGCACGCCGCCGCCGAAATAATGCACCGGATTCAGCATATCGCCCTGAGTAATGGCAGTAGCCGCAAAAATCGCGTCTTCGCCATGCACCAAGTCATCAATCGTCAACACCTTATTGATGTCGCCAATGCCCATTTTTTTAGCCCGCGCCACCTCACAGTCATCCGACGGAAGCAGGCGTCCTTGCATGTCTCCGCCCAAGCATTTAAGAGCGGCCGCAGCAATAACGCCTTCCGGCGCGCCGCCAGAACCTACTAACATATGAATGCCGGAGCCTTCGATACCCACATTGATAACCGGCGATACATCGCCATCGGTAATCAATTTGATCCGCGCCCCTGCGTCACGCACATCTTTAATTAAGCGGCTGTGACGATCCCGATCCAAAATAACAACCGTCAAATCTTCAACCTTGCGCGACAAGGCGGAAGCAACGGCTTTCAAATTCTCTTTGACCGGAGCATCGATATGAATTTTACCAGCCGCCTTGGGTCCTACGGCAATTTTGTCCATATACATATCCGGCGCATGCAACAAGCCGCCTTTAGGAGCTACAGCCAACACCGCAATTGCACCAGGCATCCCTTTCGCCACCAAGTTGGTTCCTTCCAGCGGATCCACAGCAATGTCTACCGCCATGCCGCCAGCGCCAACCTTTTCGCCAATATATAACATTGGCGCTTCATCCATTTCTCCTTCACCAATGACAACGGTACCGCTGATATTGACAGAGTCGAACATCGTCCGCATGGCATCTACCGCTGCCTGATCTGACGCAATTTTGTCTCCTTTACCCATAAGTCGCCCACAGGCAATAGCTGCCGCTTCTGTAACCCTCACGAATTCTAATGATAACTCACGATCCATTTTGTTTAAAACCCTCCTATTTTTTTCTTTATTCAAACCAACTAGCGGAAAATTGCTCTTATAACTCTCTTAGGGAGCCGATGATTCACCGGCTCCCTCGTTCCACGAGAACAGGGCCGTCATAACGACTGGCCCTGAGCGCTGTAGCTACTTTGCTTTATTCCAATCGGCAAGAAAAGCTGCCAATCCTTTATCAGTCAGCGGATGTTTGGTCATGCCCTGCAGCACCTTGTAAGGAATTGTGGCGATATGCGCCCCTGCCAAGGCTGCCTGCGTCACATGCAGAGGATGCCGAATGCTAGCAGCAATCACCTCAGTAGTAAAGCCATGGAGTTCATAAATCTGCACAATCTCTTGCACCAACGCCATGCCATCATAACCAATGTCATCTAAACGCCCTACAAAGGGGCTAACATAACGTGCGCCAGCTTTGGCCGCAAGCAAGGCCTGGTTGGAGGAAAACACTAACGTTACATTGGTCTCAATGCCTTCGGACGAAAGCTGTTTAACAGCCTTCAAGCCATCCGGAGTCATCGGAATTTTCACGACCAGGCTGGAAAACAACTTTGCCAAAGCACGTCCTTCTTGTACCATGCCTTCCCAGTCCGTCGCGATAACCTCGCCATTGACCGGTCCGGGAACAAGTTCGGCAATTTCCTGCAAAACCGTATTTAAATCTCGCCCCTCTTTGACAATCAACGAAGGATTTGTGGTTACGCCATCAATAACGCCCCATTCCGCCGCCGCACGGATTTCCTCCACATTGGCCGTGTCCAAAAACAGCTTCATCGCCATTCCTCCTCTATTCGCTTCATCCTCTTGCCGACAGTCGCCGGTTAAGAATGGAAATACGCATAAGAAGTTGAATACAGCTCAATTTCCCGTAGCTGAGCGGCCTTAGTCAAATCCCGTTCGTTACAAGCGGGAACCAAGTGCTTAGCACCGCAAGAGCGGCAGGATAACAATACGCCGCGATCCAACACTTCCGCCTCTAACTGCGGCTGCTGGCAAGCACAAGAAATTTCCCCTTGCGCCGCCAAGTCATGAACCATATTCAATACTTCCAAAAGGACCTGTGGATCTTCTATCGCCTCTGCGTCATCTTCCCGTTGCAAAAGCTCCCAAGCCTGACGATGACGAAGTTGCTGCTCTCGCAATAAATCTGGACGGCCTATTAAACCTAATTCCAGCGTATGGTTCGGACAATAAAGACGATGCATTTCGACCTGCCAAAACTGCGACGGAGTGAAACAGAGAAGATGTTCTTGTTGGCATAACAGACATGGCAGGCGCAATAAAGGCTGGCTGTGCGACGCAGCTACGATCTCCCCTTGCCATTGGCCGCAATGACAATACAACTGCCGCCGTTCATGGTTTAAGGAAAATCGCGACAAGTCATGCAGCTCCAGTTTGCCGCACCGCTGGCAAAACAACGCCAACGACGTCAAGGTCCGAGCAACCATCTCCACTCCTCCTTTTAGTAATAGGTTCGCCAGTGGAAAAAAAAATCCTGCCCGGACATACATGCTTTTGAAATAAGGACGCCGTTATCCTCTAACAAATCCTCTAAGCAGCCTTAGTCCGCTTACCGCTTTACGCAGCCAAAATTGATGGTACACGGTCAACGTATACGTTGCTTGCGGGTCATCCCAGACGAAAGCAAGTGAATTATCGGCATTAGGCAAATTCCAAGTCGAACCTATGACTTCACCGTTTTTACGCACTTCCGCTCGAAAAGCCTGTTCACGAAGATACAAGGGAATTTTAACGCTGACAGCCTGCGGTCGCTCCGCCGAAACCGACAAATCGCGCCCCAGTAGTTCTATTTCATAGCGACTGCTCAACCAGCCCTGTTCCAAACGCTTGCCGTACAAGGCGGTCGCTTCCAGCTTTTCTTCATCCAAGAACGCGCGCACCAATTGGCTGGCCGTGCCAAAACGCAATACTCCTTGCTGCACATAGCGCTGCTTCAAGTAGGCCAAATGCGCGTCAAGAGCGGCAAATTGGCCACCGGACAAACTGCGCCAATCTCCATCCCCTTGCATAAACATGGCATGGGTGAAACCAATAATGCCATGTACTCCAGGAACAACAGCGCCATTACGAACAAACGCCTTCATGCCTGCATCGGCTTTGGCGTTCATCACCTCTGCCGTTTGCTGATCATAAAAAATAGGTTGCTGCGGTGTTGGCCGCAGTTCCACCACCCCGGCTTCACTGCCTTCACTGGCTGCACGACCAATATCCGTTTTCGCCGCCAAATACAATTCGCCTCCATAAGGCGCAGCGGTTTCGCGTCCGCTATTACCTGCGGCATCACTGGAGCCCCACAAACCTAAGCGACGAAACACTTCACTGCTCATAGCTTGTGACTCGTTGCTGGCGCCAAAATCAAACGAACCAGCCCTTGCCGTCAGCAACTGCCCTTGTAGCGAATCGGCGGCCAATTCATCCACAATCCGCTGGTATGCATACAAGCTCCCCAGCCGACTGCCACGGTTTCCATAGTCGCCAAAACTCCCCAGCGAGTGCGCCCAGCCATGTCGAAGATGATTAGCCCAAAGGCCGTCGGCCGCCGCATAGTATGATAATACGTTGCCAGGTATGTACGGATCATAGTCAGTATGCATATGCACGCCATATTCATGCCCTTTGGCGCTCTCCTGACGTACGGATCGCTCTATATTGGCTACGACTTCCTGCCATTGCTTCATCGTCGATTGACTTTGCGCCCACTGAGCCGCAGCCACCGCAGGCCAGGCGATATAATGAGTCCACAAAGCGCCATGACGCGCTGCAATGGCATTGAGCGTTTCCGCTTTCTGCACCATCTGCACTTGGTATTCTTCCGGGTTCAACCAACCATCCTGATTCCCCCACGATTTGGCATAGCCAGCACCGTCAATCGGCTCCAAATCTTCAGTCATCACATAGTAGACGCTCCCCGGCCTGGCTGCCGCCACAGAAACCGCCGTCTGCGCCTTTTCTTCCCCATTAAGGGACAACTGTAGTTGCCACGGCTTGCCAAAGTTAACACGTTCAGCTCGGCGTCCTTCTAAAACCCAATCCAGTTCAACCGCCTGTCCCGGAGTTAAGTGCACACGCCGCACCCGTTCTCCTTGTACTGTCACACCATACCCTTGTGGTTCCATTATAGCCGCGGTTATTTCCACCTCCGGCTGCGAGCCGTTATACTGCAAGCGAGTACGCCAGTGAACGCCCTCCCCCTGAAGGACCGAGAGTGATTGGGGAGCGGAAACAGCCACTCCGGCAACAGGCTGCGCCGTCAGCGAGAAGCGGCTCACCAATACATGCTGCCCCTCGCCAGCTTCCAACACCCAACGATACCGCTTAGCTGCACTAAGCGGTTCTCCTGGAAAAAATTCATTCCAAAGCCGCTGCACTCCATAGCGAGCCTCTACCCACTCCGCTTCGTAGTTGCTTCGATAACGAGCATCCACCCAGCGTTGCTCGGTGCCAGCAGCCGGTAACTCTCCGGTATAAATCCAACCTACGCTGCGCTTCACTTGTCCCTCTGATCCCAATTCTTCCAAAAGCAACCGACCAGTCCCTTGAGTTGAACGCCAGAGGAAGCGGCTGTCCGCTACCAAATCTGGGGCAGCGCCAGCCTCTAGATAGTAGCGCACCCTTCCTGCACCGCCAGCGGCAATATCCACCCCAGCGGCTCCTGACAACGGTCCTCCCTGCACCAGGCGAACCACGTTGCCGGCGCCATTTTCACTGATACTGCCAGTGATTTCACCACCTTGTTCCCGCAGTGGCGCCACTGCAGTAGGCCCCTTGAGACCACAGCCGGCCAAAACTCCCAATAAAACAATCCCTGCCAGCAAGCTCTTAATCTTCATCTCACGCCTCCTCAGTAGGCAGCCGGCAACGCCATGGGCGCCAAAACCGGAGCGGCCTTAGGTGCCGTCCCCAACGCCTGCCAGACAGCTTGCTGCACCAAGCTGCTTACCGTCGTCCTGCCAAACAGGGCGTCCCAAGGAGAAGTCTGCCCCATTTCTCGAATGACGGGACGTTCCGCCAAACCTAATTTTTCGACGGTTCCATCAATGGCATCATATAGATTGCCCATTTCATCCACCAAACCGCTTGCCAACGCTTGGCGTCCGGTGTAAATACGTCCGTCCGCCAATGAGCGCACCTGTTCCGGCGGCAAACTTCTCCCCTCGGAGACTACGGCTACAAACTGCTCATACATATCGTTTACCATGGCCTGTAGCAACGCTTTTTCCGTTGCCGTCATCGCCCGATCCGGCGAAAGGATATCCTTATGCGGCCCACTTTGAATGCGTTCATTCCGAATACCTATTTTCTGATACAGCTCTTCCCAATTTGCATAAGGCATATATACCCCGATACTACCGGTGATAGTTGACGGGTTTGCGTAAATCCGTTCCGTGCACGCCGCCAGCCAGTACCCGCCGGAAGCTGCAATATCTCCCATAGAGGATACCACTGGTTTACCGCCAGCCCTGACTTTTAATATTTCTTCCCCCAATTCTTGAGATGCCGTGGCGCTGCCGCCTGGACTGTTAATACGCAAGATAATCGCTTTAACCGCTTCATCGTCGCGCGCTTCGTGCAGTTGACGGATGATACCGTCCACACCGCCATTTTCTCCCCACAGACCGCTTTGACCACGCCCTCCCAAAATAACTCCTTCCACATGAATTACCGCAATCTGCGGTTCTGCTTTTGCTGGCGACAATTTCCACCAGCCTGCAAGAATTACAATGACAAGCAGCGCCAGCCACCAACGTTTCTTCTGCATATATTTCTCCCCTTCACAACCAGCTCTGTTCTCAACATTTCGCGCCACAGAGCCATTTTCCTGCTGCAATGCCAAAAGCCGCCCCGAAGGGCGGCTCAATCTTATTTGCCTGTTTGATAGTTTATAGCAGCTTTGACAAAATCTCGGAACAACGGATGCGGATTGGTTGGGCGGGACTTAAATTCCGGATGGAACTGGGTTCCCACAAACCAAGGATGCACATCCTTGCTCAATTCTACAATTTCCACCAGCCGGCCATTGGGCAGCGTGCCGCCCAGGATCAAACCGCCTTGCGTCAATTGTTCGCGATAGGCATTATTAAATTCAAAACGATGACGATGACGTTCATAAATCAATTCTTCTTGATAGGCTGCCTGCGTCAGGGTATTTTCCATGACCTTACACGGATATACGCCCAAACGCATCGTACCGCCTTTTTGTTCCACATCCACTTGGTCCGGCATCAAATCAATTACTGGATATGGCGTTTCTGGCGCAAACTCCGTACTATGCGCGCCGGCAAATCCCATGACATTGCGGGCAAACTCAATTACCGCTGTCTGCATGCCTAAGCACAGACCAAAATATGGAATTTTATTTTCCCGAGCATAGCGGATGGCTTCGATCTTGCCTTCTACGCCGCGATCCCCAAAGCCGCCGGGTACCAAAATACCGTCAACTTCCGCAAATACCTCGGCTAAATCAGTGCCAGGCGCTTCAATTTCCTCGGCATTGACCCAGCGAATGTCAATGGCGGCGGAATTGGCAATTCCTGCATGACGCAACGCTTCGGAAACGCTCATATACGCATCCTGCAGCGCCACATACTTACCTACCATCGCAATCGTCACCTTTTGCGTTGGGTTCATAATTTTTTCCACCATAGAGGTCCATTCCGTCAGGTCCGCCTCACCGGCTTGCAGCTTGAGTTTTTCCATAACGATCCGGTCCAGACCTTCCTCATGCATCATGAGGGGCACCTGATAAATACTGGCGGCATTACGGTTTTGAATAACGGCGTTGACATCGATATCACAGAACAGCGCCAGTTTATCCTTCATATCCTGCGAAATTTCATGTTCTGTACGACAAACAATGATATCTGGATGAATGCCAATACTACGCAATTCTTTGACGCTATGCTGCGTCGGCTTGGTCTTAAGTTCGCCTGCCGCTGAAATGTACGGCACCAAAGTTACATGAATATACAAAACATCATCGCGGCCCACTTCTTTTTTCACTTGCCGGATGGCTTCCAAGAAAGGCAGACTTTCAATATCACCGACAGTGCCGCCGATTTCCGTAATGACCACATCCGCATTGTCCTCGCGGCCAACACGATAGATGCGCTCTTTGATTTCATTAGTGATGTGCGGAATAACCTGCACGGTGCTGCCCAGATAGTCACCTTTGCGCTCTTTGTTGATAACCGACAAATATACCTTGCCTGCGGTAACGTTGGAGCTCTTGCTCAGGTTAATATCAATAAAACGTTCATAGTGACCGAGATCCAGATCAGTTTCGCCTCCATCTTCGGTGACGAACACTTCCCCATGCTGATACGGACTCATTGTACCAGGGTCGATGTTGATATACGGATCGAATTTCTGAATGGTCACCTTCAAGCCGCGACTCTTCAGCAAACGCCCTAAGGATGCCGCGGTGATGCCTTTCCCCAGGGATGAGACGACCCCACCGGTAACAAAGATGAATTTGGCCATGCTGGTATCCTCCTACTCGTTCTAAAAACTGTCCTCCATTATAGCACGCGCGCTGGCACTCTGCCAGCAAAAAACCGATTTCCCCTACATTTTTTCCGGCGCATCTACGCCGAGAATGCCCAAGGCCCGACGCAGCACCTGCTGCGCCGCCGTAACCAAACCCAGACGAGCTTGCTGCACATCCGGCTCTGCGCCAATAATTCGGCACTGATTATAAAAACCATGGAACAAGCTTGCCACCTCATGCACATAGCGGGCAATGCGGTGTGGCGCCCGATCCTTCGCCGCTTGATTGATTTCCTCAGGAAAATCTCCCAGCTTCTTGATCAGTTCGATTTCCGCTTCCTCCTGCAATGCCTGCAGTGGCAATGCCCCCAGTTCGCCCATTACAATACCGTTTTCAGCAGCTTGACGAAAAATGCTGGCAATACGCGCGTGAGCGTACTGCACATAATATACGGGATTCTCATTGGACCTGGACCGCGCCAAATCAATGTCAAAATCCAATTGGCTGTCAATGGAGCGCATAATAAAGAAATAACGCGCCGCATCCCGACCAACTTCCTCCATCAACTCATCCAAGCTCACGCTTTGACCGGTCCGTTTCGACATTTTTACCAGTTCACCGTCCCGATACAAGCTGACCATCTGCAAAATCAAAACTTCCAAGCGCTCCGCTTCATAGCCAAGAGCCGCCATGGAAGCCTTAACCCGACAGATATAACCGTGATGGTCGGCGCCCCAAATATTGATGATTTTATCGAAGCCGCGTTCCGCTTTGTTGCGATGGTAGGCGATATCCGCCGCTAAATACGTGGGCACGCCATTGTCACGAATAATGACCCGGTCCTTATCATCGCCATAGGCAGTGGATTTCAGCCATAAAGCCCCGTCTTTTTCGTAGGCCTGGCCTTTTTCCTTCAAGATGGTACAGGCCTCGTCAACAGCACCGCTTTGATGCAGGGTTCGTTCACTAAACCATACGTCAAAATGCACATTAAACGCTGCCAAATGTTCTTTTAAGATCGCCAATTTTTCCGCCAGCGCCACTTCTTTAAAATGAGCAATGCGCTCCGCTTCACTCCAAGACAAATATTTATCGCCATCTTGATCAAGCAACCCCTGGGCCGTCGTGATGATGTCCTCACCGTGATAGCCATTTTCAGGAAAGACTGCCTCTTGCCCCAGCAACTCCAGATAGCGAGCGTTGACAGACGCCGCCAAATTATCAATCTGGTTTCCCGCATCATTGATGTAGTATTCCGCCTGCACATCGTAGCCGGCGGTACGCAACACATTGACCAGGGCACTGCCAAACGCAGCTCCCCGTCCATGTCCTACATGCAATAGGCCTGTCGGGTTGGCGCTGACAAATTCCACTTGGATCTTCTTGCCACTTCCAGTTTGCGTACAACCATAGGCATCTCCTGCGGCTAAAATAGCAGCTAACAGATCATGCACCCATTCCGGCCGCAGATAAAAATTAATAAAACCGGGACCGGCAATCTCACAGCGTTCCAGCCAGGGACGCTGCAAATACTTTACCAGTGCCTCGGCAACTTTACGCGGATTCGTACGCGCCGCCCGCGCTGTCTGCATGGCAAAATTCGTAGCATAATCTCCAAATTCCTTTTGCGGCGGCACCTCTAGCAATACCTCCGGCAATGTGTCCGCCTGAAAGTCACCAGCGGCGATAGCCGCTGCAGCCGCTTCCCGAAGGGCGTTCTCTAGGCTTGTCTTAATGTCCACAAATTTGCTCCTCCCGTATCACGACAGACAATTGATTAGTACTTTGCCATTGTCCGTCAACTTCCAAATCATAGATAATGTCCACCGCGCCGCTTGCCGGGCCAAATGACCAAGAATATTCCTTTGTCATAATGCCCAAGGACAAGTTTCCGTACGGCGTGGCGTAGCCGCTTTCCGTACGCTTGCCGCGTCGAAACTCCTGCTCCTGCTCTATATCACCACGGCGTACCAAAACCGTTCGGTCTTCA
This genomic window from uncultured Anaeromusa sp. contains:
- a CDS encoding DUF1934 domain-containing protein, which codes for MKRVFVTVTGRQKDVYDQEQCQKMTVAGTYYRRNGVDYISYREREEDGLGQTTTLLKIYEDRTVLVRRGDIEQEQEFRRGKRTESGYATPYGNLSLGIMTKEYSWSFGPASGAVDIIYDLEVDGQWQSTNQLSVVIREEQICGH
- the argS gene encoding arginine--tRNA ligase; protein product: MDIKTSLENALREAAAAAIAAGDFQADTLPEVLLEVPPQKEFGDYATNFAMQTARAARTNPRKVAEALVKYLQRPWLERCEIAGPGFINFYLRPEWVHDLLAAILAAGDAYGCTQTGSGKKIQVEFVSANPTGLLHVGHGRGAAFGSALVNVLRTAGYDVQAEYYINDAGNQIDNLAASVNARYLELLGQEAVFPENGYHGEDIITTAQGLLDQDGDKYLSWSEAERIAHFKEVALAEKLAILKEHLAAFNVHFDVWFSERTLHQSGAVDEACTILKEKGQAYEKDGALWLKSTAYGDDKDRVIIRDNGVPTYLAADIAYHRNKAERGFDKIINIWGADHHGYICRVKASMAALGYEAERLEVLILQMVSLYRDGELVKMSKRTGQSVSLDELMEEVGRDAARYFFIMRSIDSQLDFDIDLARSRSNENPVYYVQYAHARIASIFRQAAENGIVMGELGALPLQALQEEAEIELIKKLGDFPEEINQAAKDRAPHRIARYVHEVASLFHGFYNQCRIIGAEPDVQQARLGLVTAAQQVLRRALGILGVDAPEKM
- the sppA gene encoding signal peptide peptidase SppA, with the translated sequence MQKKRWWLALLVIVILAGWWKLSPAKAEPQIAVIHVEGVILGGRGQSGLWGENGGVDGIIRQLHEARDDEAVKAIILRINSPGGSATASQELGEEILKVRAGGKPVVSSMGDIAASGGYWLAACTERIYANPSTITGSIGVYMPYANWEELYQKIGIRNERIQSGPHKDILSPDRAMTATEKALLQAMVNDMYEQFVAVVSEGRSLPPEQVRSLADGRIYTGRQALASGLVDEMGNLYDAIDGTVEKLGLAERPVIREMGQTSPWDALFGRTTVSSLVQQAVWQALGTAPKAAPVLAPMALPAAY
- the glpX gene encoding class II fructose-bisphosphatase, whose product is MDRELSLEFVRVTEAAAIACGRLMGKGDKIASDQAAVDAMRTMFDSVNISGTVVIGEGEMDEAPMLYIGEKVGAGGMAVDIAVDPLEGTNLVAKGMPGAIAVLAVAPKGGLLHAPDMYMDKIAVGPKAAGKIHIDAPVKENLKAVASALSRKVEDLTVVILDRDRHSRLIKDVRDAGARIKLITDGDVSPVINVGIEGSGIHMLVGSGGAPEGVIAAAALKCLGGDMQGRLLPSDDCEVARAKKMGIGDINKVLTIDDLVHGEDAIFAATAITQGDMLNPVHYFGGGVRTHSIVMRYKSGTVRFVDAIHKLDRKSMIFKRT
- a CDS encoding CTP synthase encodes the protein MAKFIFVTGGVVSSLGKGITAASLGRLLKSRGLKVTIQKFDPYINIDPGTMSPYQHGEVFVTEDGGETDLDLGHYERFIDINLSKSSNVTAGKVYLSVINKERKGDYLGSTVQVIPHITNEIKERIYRVGREDNADVVITEIGGTVGDIESLPFLEAIRQVKKEVGRDDVLYIHVTLVPYISAAGELKTKPTQHSVKELRSIGIHPDIIVCRTEHEISQDMKDKLALFCDIDVNAVIQNRNAASIYQVPLMMHEEGLDRIVMEKLKLQAGEADLTEWTSMVEKIMNPTQKVTIAMVGKYVALQDAYMSVSEALRHAGIANSAAIDIRWVNAEEIEAPGTDLAEVFAEVDGILVPGGFGDRGVEGKIEAIRYARENKIPYFGLCLGMQTAVIEFARNVMGFAGAHSTEFAPETPYPVIDLMPDQVDVEQKGGTMRLGVYPCKVMENTLTQAAYQEELIYERHRHRFEFNNAYREQLTQGGLILGGTLPNGRLVEIVELSKDVHPWFVGTQFHPEFKSRPTNPHPLFRDFVKAAINYQTGK
- the fsa gene encoding fructose-6-phosphate aldolase translates to MKLFLDTANVEEIRAAAEWGVIDGVTTNPSLIVKEGRDLNTVLQEIAELVPGPVNGEVIATDWEGMVQEGRALAKLFSSLVVKIPMTPDGLKAVKQLSSEGIETNVTLVFSSNQALLAAKAGARYVSPFVGRLDDIGYDGMALVQEIVQIYELHGFTTEVIAASIRHPLHVTQAALAGAHIATIPYKVLQGMTKHPLTDKGLAAFLADWNKAK